In Leptospira ellinghausenii, the following proteins share a genomic window:
- the trmB gene encoding tRNA (guanosine(46)-N7)-methyltransferase TrmB → MLVNPEIQEKLWKFTIRTSYKSDYLLQPNERGKKIDLKNSFPSRTKNFVLELGSGWGEVAIELAKNDQETGYLLMEKKVNRIIHTEKQRKTLGLENIRYMTVNFQWFFDELLEKEIFDKIIINFPDPWPKKKHHKNRLMQPHMIQQISSLLKPGGELLFATDYGPYARKTISLLRKFPEFLWKDKEYEFERPGFPISFFEAEKRSEGKRIYYLKRTKPL, encoded by the coding sequence TTGTTAGTTAATCCAGAAATCCAAGAAAAACTTTGGAAGTTTACCATTAGAACTTCCTACAAGTCTGACTATCTCCTGCAACCTAACGAACGCGGGAAAAAAATCGACCTAAAAAATTCTTTCCCTTCTCGCACCAAAAACTTTGTTTTAGAGTTAGGTTCTGGTTGGGGTGAAGTTGCCATTGAATTGGCTAAAAATGACCAAGAAACCGGTTACCTTCTAATGGAAAAAAAGGTAAACCGCATCATCCACACCGAAAAACAAAGAAAAACGTTAGGTTTAGAAAATATTCGTTATATGACCGTTAACTTCCAATGGTTTTTCGATGAACTCCTTGAGAAAGAAATTTTTGACAAAATCATCATCAATTTTCCCGATCCTTGGCCCAAAAAAAAGCATCATAAAAATAGACTGATGCAACCTCATATGATACAACAAATATCTAGTTTGTTAAAACCAGGTGGTGAACTTTTATTTGCGACAGACTATGGTCCCTATGCGAGAAAAACCATCTCCCTATTACGCAAATTTCCTGAGTTTTTGTGGAAGGACAAGGAATATGAATTTGAGAGACCTGGATTTCCCATTTCATTTTTTGAAGCGGAAAAACGAAGTGAAGGGAAACGGATTTATTACTTAAAACGAACCAAACCTCTGTGA
- a CDS encoding tetratricopeptide repeat protein, translating into MKQLIVVSVLLVTFIGCRSRDFQSVTVKDSVVEKSNVSDRQKIEEARTLIADGSNEFQKGNIDVALEKAKSSIQTFELVEGYALLGASYYQLGEYENAKSAYEKGNNLDPQNEKILIGLGTVQSTLGENEAALNTYQTLSKLKPEESIYTYKTGLLLKNLGRYQESLVTLKSLEDKKDFPYPIELLNQLGDVCLELKRYDEAESYFAKAEKLNPELKSAKDAKLSTKIASLIQRGNDFLNKKNYTEATNEFKKASELQPQNASVWSFLGNAQLLNGKLKESEDSFKKSISLSDTNANAYVGLCNVLIQTHNYSECLKTSKLALQKVPKNAEIRNKQGICEWKWGEVKKATLSFQDSSAWDPNFIEPKMNLAYVLIDSGRFDEALDVLKKAETHPKAKKEDIRKAKVLAESQKFIASGDTFLRQGKRKQAFDEYGKAMGVNPENPAVQNAFGRGYFAFSEYKKAEGSYLEAYRLDNANPGALQGLARVYAKTGESKKEKEFVKKLETLSATDPFSAITLGRIAEDASKWDEAESIYMGLKKKFPGNEAVDYRLGSLYYKRAVEENTKENYTKANEFIQKSKKFTKDIPELIETEKTVSENSRFAEILPLVKEGNTLFNRKKFIEAVTPYQKAYDRVPKASLLVKIAECYIEKGEEEKGLSILENAVKSNKENAISFKEGIYSFYYKKGELKRAEDGFYDILKEKPDSYYAYYMLGLVTMKRKNYEGAIGEFDKAILVNPNFAPSNVAKGLAYYKLNQMDAAKREFEKARAKDSEFGLSSYNLAIAYFNEDLTNEAKSILESIRKSDPDFMDGEIQLAYIYFKENKLDEAEKTIDRVLKEEPSAEAMFAQFRILDAKQKHSPSEKTKSKRNAVKEKILREYGETKYARLLPSDALDDEPLHVTDLNLSGTPVSTPIVYPNRIIVNYGTAIVGYDRVTKELVWKQYTSTPFQLLVAGKELVGISNDTATKIYPESGKMTFKKQVLAGWKVKQGSADNSGFFLLLEKDKSPSRKLVRTNPNLEIQEEWNGNDFVSFSLNGEGKLFVIRDTKKEFLVQVFNPAVPNEKESKVSLPIAKKDSNESANFLGCVEESCLVQLGGQIYEGTEKAKLYAIGKTESIRSVLKNPDSLLVNTENTTYLWKGGSKWKDSYQIEGDFYYPMDGLVVEGRSKELVIIKGKEKTPVPWKGDRDGLRISTVTLD; encoded by the coding sequence ATGAAACAATTGATTGTTGTATCTGTTTTACTCGTCACGTTTATTGGCTGTCGTTCTCGTGATTTTCAGTCTGTCACTGTAAAAGATTCTGTTGTCGAAAAATCAAATGTTTCAGATCGACAAAAAATCGAAGAAGCCAGAACTCTTATCGCTGATGGAAGTAATGAATTCCAAAAAGGAAACATTGATGTTGCCTTAGAAAAAGCAAAATCTTCGATCCAAACTTTTGAACTTGTGGAAGGATATGCATTACTTGGTGCTTCCTATTATCAGTTAGGTGAGTATGAAAATGCCAAATCTGCGTATGAAAAAGGGAATAATTTAGACCCGCAAAATGAGAAAATCCTTATTGGACTTGGAACAGTTCAGTCAACCTTAGGTGAGAATGAAGCTGCACTCAATACCTATCAAACTCTAAGTAAACTAAAACCAGAAGAATCCATTTACACATACAAAACTGGACTTTTATTAAAAAACTTAGGTCGTTACCAAGAAAGTTTGGTCACTTTAAAGTCATTAGAAGATAAAAAAGATTTTCCATATCCGATTGAGTTACTCAATCAATTAGGTGATGTTTGTTTAGAACTAAAACGATATGATGAAGCTGAGAGTTATTTTGCAAAAGCTGAAAAATTAAATCCAGAACTTAAGTCTGCAAAAGATGCAAAACTTTCCACAAAAATTGCTTCCCTCATCCAAAGAGGAAATGACTTCTTAAACAAAAAAAATTATACAGAAGCAACGAACGAATTTAAAAAAGCTTCTGAATTACAACCTCAAAATGCTTCGGTTTGGTCCTTTCTTGGGAACGCACAATTATTAAATGGAAAACTGAAAGAAAGTGAAGACAGTTTTAAAAAATCCATTTCACTCTCTGATACAAATGCAAATGCATATGTTGGTCTGTGTAACGTTCTCATACAAACACACAATTATTCAGAATGTTTAAAAACTTCCAAACTAGCCTTACAAAAGGTTCCTAAAAACGCAGAGATTCGCAACAAACAAGGGATATGTGAGTGGAAATGGGGTGAAGTAAAAAAAGCAACACTTAGTTTCCAGGATTCATCTGCTTGGGATCCAAACTTTATCGAACCAAAAATGAATTTGGCATATGTTTTGATTGATTCTGGTCGTTTTGATGAAGCATTGGATGTTTTAAAAAAAGCTGAAACACATCCGAAAGCAAAAAAAGAAGACATTCGAAAAGCGAAAGTATTAGCGGAATCTCAAAAATTCATAGCAAGTGGTGATACCTTTTTACGCCAAGGAAAACGCAAACAAGCGTTTGATGAATATGGCAAAGCAATGGGAGTAAACCCTGAAAACCCAGCAGTTCAAAATGCCTTTGGTCGTGGGTATTTTGCGTTTAGTGAATACAAAAAAGCAGAAGGTTCTTATTTAGAAGCCTACCGCTTGGACAATGCAAATCCAGGTGCTTTACAAGGCTTAGCTCGTGTGTATGCAAAAACGGGTGAGTCCAAAAAAGAAAAAGAATTCGTAAAAAAATTGGAAACTCTTTCCGCAACAGATCCCTTTAGTGCCATCACGCTAGGAAGGATTGCAGAGGATGCAAGTAAGTGGGATGAAGCTGAGTCCATTTATATGGGGCTTAAGAAAAAGTTCCCAGGAAATGAAGCAGTAGATTATCGATTGGGAAGTTTGTATTACAAACGAGCTGTCGAGGAAAATACAAAAGAGAATTATACAAAAGCAAACGAGTTCATTCAAAAATCTAAAAAATTCACAAAGGACATTCCGGAACTCATTGAAACTGAAAAAACTGTTTCGGAGAACTCTCGTTTTGCGGAGATTTTACCTTTAGTCAAAGAAGGGAATACACTTTTTAATCGCAAAAAATTCATTGAAGCAGTAACTCCTTACCAAAAGGCATACGACCGAGTGCCAAAAGCTTCTCTCCTGGTCAAAATCGCAGAGTGTTATATTGAAAAAGGGGAGGAGGAAAAAGGCCTCTCCATTTTAGAAAATGCTGTAAAATCGAATAAAGAAAATGCCATCTCTTTCAAAGAAGGGATTTATTCCTTCTACTATAAAAAGGGAGAACTCAAACGTGCCGAAGATGGGTTCTATGACATATTAAAAGAAAAACCAGATTCTTATTACGCTTATTACATGTTAGGTCTCGTTACCATGAAGCGTAAAAATTATGAAGGAGCTATTGGTGAATTTGACAAAGCAATCCTCGTGAATCCAAACTTTGCTCCAAGTAATGTAGCAAAAGGACTTGCGTATTATAAATTGAACCAAATGGATGCTGCCAAACGTGAATTTGAAAAGGCAAGGGCCAAAGATTCTGAATTTGGACTTTCTTCTTATAACTTAGCAATTGCCTATTTTAATGAAGACCTCACAAACGAAGCAAAATCAATCCTTGAATCCATTCGTAAATCAGATCCTGATTTTATGGATGGTGAAATCCAATTGGCGTACATTTACTTCAAAGAAAACAAATTGGATGAAGCTGAAAAAACCATTGATCGTGTTTTAAAAGAAGAACCATCTGCAGAAGCAATGTTTGCCCAATTCCGTATATTGGACGCAAAACAAAAACATTCTCCATCCGAGAAAACCAAGTCCAAACGAAATGCAGTGAAAGAAAAAATCTTACGTGAATATGGTGAAACAAAATACGCAAGGTTACTTCCTTCTGATGCTTTAGATGATGAACCACTCCATGTAACAGATCTCAATTTATCGGGAACACCGGTTTCGACTCCGATTGTATATCCAAATCGTATCATTGTAAATTATGGAACGGCGATAGTAGGTTATGACCGCGTCACCAAGGAACTCGTTTGGAAACAATACACTTCTACTCCATTCCAATTACTCGTGGCAGGTAAGGAACTTGTGGGAATTTCCAATGATACTGCTACCAAAATTTACCCAGAATCAGGAAAGATGACTTTCAAAAAACAAGTATTAGCTGGTTGGAAAGTAAAACAAGGGTCAGCTGACAATAGTGGTTTTTTTCTCTTATTGGAGAAAGATAAATCTCCTAGTCGAAAACTGGTTCGAACCAATCCAAATTTGGAAATCCAAGAAGAATGGAATGGAAATGATTTTGTTAGTTTTTCGCTTAATGGGGAAGGAAAACTTTTTGTGATTCGTGATACGAAAAAAGAGTTTTTAGTACAAGTTTTTAATCCAGCCGTACCAAACGAAAAGGAATCTAAAGTATCACTTCCTATCGCCAAAAAAGACTCAAATGAGTCTGCTAACTTCTTAGGTTGTGTTGAAGAATCTTGTTTGGTTCAACTTGGTGGCCAAATCTACGAAGGCACAGAAAAAGCAAAATTATATGCCATTGGCAAAACAGAATCTATACGATCTGTTTTAAAAAATCCAGATTCACTCCTCGTGAATACGGAGAATACCACCTATCTTTGGAAAGGTGGTTCAAAATGGAAAGATTCATACCAAATCGAAGGGGATTTTTATTACCCTATGGATGGTTTGGTAGTCGAAGGAAGATCTAAGGAATTGGTCATCATCAAAGGAAAGGAAAAAACTCCAGTTCCTTGGAAAGGTGATCGTGACGGATTACGAATCAGTACGGTGACTCTTGATTAG
- a CDS encoding MBL fold metallo-hydrolase: protein MKITLFGVRGSLPTPISKQEQREKTLKILHLAKEEWKKDANSFSEEEFLNHLPIPLSQDLGGNTTCVFIEGDGGERVILDMGTGLRVLGNQLAPEAFSGKEMDIHILVSHTHWDHIQGWPFFKPGYSPSVNVHFYSCIPNLEERLERQQHPENFPVTFQQMASKKHFHLWKEFESYMLGGLKIIPFGLRHPGSCTGYRIREGNKIFLFCTDVEYREEDREHLLKMKPQIAGADLIIIDAQYSTSEAEKKIGWGHTAVSKAVEFAEMMEIRSVVLTHHEPDHTDHEVARIILDEARLLKPGGMQVHIAHEGQKFIL, encoded by the coding sequence ATGAAAATAACTCTTTTTGGTGTGCGAGGTAGTCTTCCCACTCCGATTTCAAAACAGGAACAACGAGAAAAAACCTTAAAGATTCTGCATTTAGCAAAAGAAGAGTGGAAAAAAGATGCAAACAGTTTTTCCGAAGAGGAGTTTTTAAACCATTTACCAATCCCTCTCTCACAAGACTTAGGTGGCAATACAACTTGTGTTTTTATCGAAGGTGATGGTGGAGAAAGAGTGATTTTGGATATGGGTACAGGGTTACGAGTACTCGGAAACCAACTTGCGCCGGAAGCATTTAGTGGAAAAGAGATGGACATTCATATCCTTGTATCTCACACACATTGGGATCATATCCAAGGTTGGCCATTTTTCAAACCAGGGTATTCTCCTTCAGTTAACGTCCATTTTTATTCTTGTATTCCCAATTTAGAAGAACGATTAGAAAGACAACAACATCCTGAAAACTTTCCTGTAACCTTCCAACAAATGGCTTCCAAAAAACATTTTCATTTATGGAAAGAATTTGAATCCTATATGTTAGGTGGTCTAAAAATCATTCCCTTTGGACTTCGCCATCCAGGTTCGTGCACTGGTTACAGGATTAGAGAAGGTAACAAGATATTTTTATTTTGTACGGATGTTGAATACCGTGAAGAAGACAGAGAACACCTATTAAAGATGAAACCCCAAATTGCTGGAGCAGATCTTATCATCATCGATGCACAGTATAGTACTTCCGAAGCTGAGAAAAAAATAGGTTGGGGGCATACAGCAGTCAGTAAAGCTGTTGAATTCGCAGAAATGATGGAAATTCGATCAGTGGTTTTAACTCACCATGAACCTGACCATACTGACCATGAAGTGGCAAGGATCATCTTAGATGAAGCACGATTATTAAAACCAGGTGGCATGCAAGTACACATTGCGCATGAAGGCCAAAAGTTTATTTTGTAA